In Ostrea edulis chromosome 10, xbOstEdul1.1, whole genome shotgun sequence, one genomic interval encodes:
- the LOC125666268 gene encoding secernin-1-like gives MNMFDILRNKGINMNSQLITTGSHMSVLSFVGLPDCHWMTGTPDPRLSVFKPFIFSDSAHIGDITYSLSSDNKRHVLFKYHEKARNLMSGECHSGTELLQLMRNLEETCVTEMEEFCQKFSPENMSDVEELFKDICESEVKFYF, from the coding sequence ATGAACATGTTTGACATTCTGAGAAATAAAGGAATCAACATGAATAGTCAGCTGATCACAACCGGAAGTCACATGTCGGTATTGTCGTTTGTCGGACTTCCGGACTGCCATTGGATGACAGGCACACCAGACCCACGTTTATCCGTCTTCAAACCTTTCATATTTTCTGATAGCGCTCACATAGGTGATATTACATACTCTCTTTCCAGTGACAACAAACGCCATGTTCTGTTCAAATATCACGAAAAAGCACGAAATTTGATGTCGGGCGAATGTCACAGTGGCACAGAGTTACTTCAGTTGATGAGGAACTTGGAGGAGACATGCGTCACAGAAATGGAAGAATTTTGTCAGAAATTTTCTCCAGAAAATATGTCAGACGTAGAAGAACTCTTTAAGGATATCTGTGAATCAGAGGTCAAATTTTACTTCTGA